The Papaver somniferum cultivar HN1 chromosome 3, ASM357369v1, whole genome shotgun sequence genome includes a region encoding these proteins:
- the LOC113358964 gene encoding protein NRT1/ PTR FAMILY 5.10-like encodes MDGYEEEGENHREEHNVEGSRPFRDDDLGYMKNDPNFCGEETLDDAFMEENGESPDTHFVVVEVVDDFYLRRDTSLYYANDLGLGLLTLCTSQLTACSDNAMEDNLLRSPPSTFQVIFFFSSLYLIGIGSAGYKTCLPAFGADQFDKLNSNESKSNSSFFNWWMFGQSVGSYTSHLILNYIQDNLGWGLASGISSILMVIALLVIMSGIKSYRYTLKKDADKVQGSRKAGTSSSITKVEDVKAVLRLVLVWIICLMYTVVQAQVHTFFIKQGSTMDRSIGPDFHIPSASTQILFSTSIMLFSASYDRIFVPVTQTGNSNGIATLERIGVDIFISTITMVVAGIVEDRRLRIAQEFGLIDDPKATVPMVVWWLIPQYVLPGLALVFTAVGLQKIFYDQVPNGIRSVGLSLYSTMFGLGDFLSVFLISGIQKVTSAGGQHGWIATNINQAHLDYFYWFLAGLSVIQLVAFLCFSKSYVYKQGAPINHQ; translated from the exons atggatggatatgaagaagaaggtgagaatcatcgGGAAGAACATAATGTTGAAGGTTCACGTCCGTTTAGAgatgacgatttggggtatatgaaGAACGATCCAAACTTTTGCGGAGAGGAAACCCTAGACgacgctttcatggaagaaaatggagaatcaccCGACACCCACTTT GTCGTTGTAGAGGTTgtcgatgatttctatttgaggagAGATACTTCCCTATACTacgcaaacgatttg GGGCTTGGGTTGTTAACTCTATGTACTTCACAATTGACTGCATGTTCTGATAATGCCATGGAAGACAACCTTTTGCGCTCTCCTCCATCCACGTTCCAAGTgatcttctttttctcttcattgtatcTAATTGGAATTGGGAGTGCTGGATACAAGACCTGCCTACCGGCTTTCGGTGCAGACCAATTTGACAAACTAAATTCTAATGAATCCAAGTCCAACAGTTCATTCTTTAATTGGTGGATGTTCGGACAATCTGTTGGATCATACACTTCTCACTTGATTTTAAACTATATCCAAGATAATTTGGGTTGGGGTCTTGCATCTGGAATTTCATCCATTCTAATGGTTATTGCCCTACTTGTTATCATGTCTGGAATAAAATCCTACCGCTACACTCTGAAAAAAGATGCAGATAAAGTGCAGGGATCAAGGAAAGCCGGGACATCGTCTAGTATTACTAAGGTTGAAGATGTAAAGGCTGTACTGCGGTTGGTTCTTGTATGGATTATATGTTTGATGTACACAGTAGTGCAAGCTCAAGTGCACACCTTCTTTATTAAGCAAGGGAGCACTATGGACAGATCGATAGGACCAGACTTTCATATACCCTCAGCTTCAACTCAGATCCTTTTCAGTACATCCATCATGTTGTTTTCGGCATCTTACGACCGTATCTTCGTTCCAGTTACTCAAACTGGAAATTCTAACGGTATAGCTACACTTGAGAGAATTGGGGTTGACATATTTATTTCTACCATAACAATGGTTGTAGCAGGTATAGTGGAGGATAGGAGGCTTAGAATTGCTCAAGAGTTTGGATTAATTGATGATCCAAAAGCAACAGTTCCTATGGTTGTGTGGTGGCTGATTCCGCAATATGTCTTGCCAGGTCTTGCTCTTGTATTCACCGCTGTTGGTTTACAAAAAATTTTCTACGATCAAGTTCCCAATGGGATAAGGAGTGTAGGTCTGTCCCTGTACTCCACCATGTTTGGCTTAGGAGATTTCCTTAGTGTCTTCCTTATATCAGGCATTCAGAAGGTAACTAGTGCAGGTGGTCAGCACGGATGGATAGCAACCAACATCAATCAGGCGCATTTAGATTACTTTTACTGGTTTCTAGCTGGACTTAGTGTAATACAACTGGTTGCATTCTTATGTTTCTCAAAGTCCTATGTATATAAGCAAGGTGCTCCAATTAACCATCAGTAA
- the LOC113355239 gene encoding ABC transporter C family member 10-like isoform X1: MNDSRTETPFVKAGLFSRLSFWWLNPLIKKGKHRNLEDDDIPMLRNSDRASTCYMLFMQQQQQLILWAIVHCYWKEIVVSGLFALLKIIILSSGPLFLSAFIKVAEGKEDFKHEGYVLAGLLFFSKLLESLSQRQWYFRSRITGIRIRSLLSAAIYKKQFKLSSSAKTTNSASEIISYVTVDAYRIGEFSYWFHQIWTLALQVCLGLAILVRAVGLATLAALAVILLTVLVNIPVAKLQTKYQRNLMGVQDKRLKAISEALVNMKILKLYAWEIHFKNVIEKLRNDEYKRLSPMHYQKAFNGFLFWVSPVMVAAATFWACYFLKVPLNPSNVFTFIATLRIVQDPIRLFPDLIGVVIQAKVSFERIEKFLAAPELETDKVRHKGNDEEQLKNSIFIETGNFSWEESLVVKYTLRNINLEVKPGEKVAICGEVGAGKSTLLAAILGEVPNIKGTIQVNGKMAYVSQTAWIQSGSIQENILFGCSLDKKRYQEVLERCSLLKDLEMLPYGDLTEIGERGINLSGGQKQRIQLARALYQDADVYLLDDPFSAVDAHTATSLFNEYVMGALSGKTVLLVTHQVDFLPAVDYVLLMSDGEIQHASPYHTLLASSSVFYDLVNAHKDTAGNEKLTKVDSSQRIGISARDAGKIYGDKETKESAGHQLIRKEERETGNTGWKPYIQYLNGKKGFFYLCSSTVPQFFFFACQILQNYWMASNLQNSHVSKLRLVVVYFAIGCISIFFLLVRCFSAVALSMHSSKSLFSKLLDSLFRAPISFYESTPLGRLLSRVSSDLSTVDLDLGFIFIHVIVVTANFYITLGVLTVITWQVVFVCIPMAFSVIYLQGYYSASAKEFMRINGTTKSMIANHLGESIAGAMTIRAFQNEERFFLRNLELIDKNASPSFYIYSANEWFIQRLETLSVIVLCSSALLMVLLPQGTFSSGFIGMALSYGLSLNMSLVFSTQNQCALANNIISVERLSQYMNILSEAPEVIEGNRPAPSWPAVGRVEFHDLKIRYRVDTPLVLQGITCTFEGGHKIGIVGRTGSGKTTLISALFRIVEPFAGKIVIDDIDISTIGLHDLRTRLGIIPQDPTLFKGTVRYNLDPLSQHSDHEIWEVLDKCQLRDTVQEKKEGLCSLVEQDGGNWSMGQRQLFCLGRALLKRSQILVLDEATASIDNATDSILQRTIRTEFESCTVITVAHRIPTVMDSTMVLAIGDGKIVEYDEPTKLMNEDGSLFGELVKEYWSHINSAHS; encoded by the exons ATGAATGATTCTAGGACTGAAACACCATTTGTTAAAGCTGGGTTATTCAGTAGATTATCATTTTGGTGGTTAAACCCATTGATAAAGAAAGGAAAACACAGAAATCTTGAAGATGATGATATACCCATGTTAAGAAATTCAGATAGAGCAAGCACTTGTTACATGTTATtcatgcaacaacaacaacaattaattTTGTGGGCAATTGTTCATTGTTACTGGAAAGAGATCGTCGTATCGGGTTTATTCGCATTACTCAAGATAATCATTCTATCTTCCGGTCCATTGTTTCTTAGTGCTTTCATTAAAGTTGCAGAAGGCAAAGAAGATTTTAAACATGAAGGTTATGTTTTAGCTGGACTATTGTTCTTCTCTAAATTGTTAGAATCGTTGTCCCAACGGCAATGGTATTTTCGTAGTAGAATTACGGGTATTAGGATAAGATCATTACTCTCAGCAGCTATTTACAAGAAGCAATTCAAACTTTCTAGTTCTGCTAAAACAACGAATTCAGCGAGCGAGATAATCAGTTATGTAACGGTTGATGCATATAGAATTGGAGAATTTTCTTACTGGTTTCATCAGATATGGACACTAGCCCTCCAAGTTTGTCTAGGCTTAGCGATTCTTGTTCGTGCTGTTGGTCTTGCGACGCTTGCAGCTTTGGCTGTCATACTACTTACTGTGTTGGTGAACATTCCTGTAGCTAAACTTCAAACCAAGTATCAGAGAAATCTTATGGGGGTACAGGATAAAAGACTAAAGGCGATATCTGAAGCTTTggtgaacatgaaaatcttgaaGTTGTATGCTTGGGAGATTCATTTCAAAAATGTTATCGAGAAATTGAGAAATGATGAGTACAAACGGTTGTCGCCTATGCATTATCAGAAAGCGTTCAATGGTTTCCTCTTCTGGGTATCACCTGTCATGGTGGCTGCTGCCACCTTTTGGGCTTGTTATTTTCTCAAGGTTCCTTTGAATCCTAGTAACGTGTTCACGTTTATAGCAACGTTACGTATCGTGCAAGACCCTATTAGATTATTTCCTGATCTTATTGGAGTTGTAATTCAAGCAAAAGTTTCATTTGAACGGATCGAAAAATTTCTTGCAGCGCCGGAGTTGGAGACTGACAAGGTCAGGCACAAGGGAAATGATGAAGAGCAACTTAAGAACTCCATATTTATCGAAACGGGTAATTTCTCATGGGAAGAGAGTCTTGTAGTAAAATACACTCTGAGAAACATAAATTTAGAGGTTAAACCCGGTGAGAAAGTGGCTATATGTGGAGAGGTTGGTGCAGGTAAATCAACACTTTTAGCTGCAATTCTTGGAGAGGTACCGAACATAAAAGGAACG ATTCAAGTTAATGGAAAGATGGCCTATGTTTCTCAAACGGCATGGATACAGTCAGgaagtatacaagaaaatatTCTGTTTGGGTGCAGCTTGGATAAGAAAAGATACCAAGAAGTATTGGAGAGATGTTCACTGCTAAAGGATCTCGAAATGCTACCATATGGTGATCTCACTGAAATAGGAGAACGAGGAATTAATCTGAGTGGTGGTCAGAAGCAACGGATTCAACTAGCTCGTGCGCTCTATCAAGATGCTGATGTTTATCTCCTGGACGACCCATTTAGCGCGGTTGATGCTCATACTGCTACAAGCTTATTTAAT GAATACGTAATGGGAGCTCTTTCAGGAAAGACAGTGTTACTTGTAACtcaccaagttgattttcttccCGCAGTCGATTATGTTCTG CTAATGTCAGACGGTGAAATCCAACATGCATCTCCATATCATACGCTACTGGCTTCAAGTTCAGTATTTTATGACCTTGTCAACGCACATAAAGATACAGCAGGAAATGAAAAGCTCACTAAGGTTGATTCCTCTCAAAGAATTGGAATCTCTGCAAGAGATGCCGGTAAAATATATGGAGACAAAGAGACCAAAGAATCAGCAGGACATCAGTTGATTAGGAAAGAAGAACGAGAAACTGGAAACACGGGCTGGAAGCCGTACATACAATATCTGAATGGAAAGAAAGGCTTCTTTTACTTGTGTTCATCAACTGTTCCGCAGTTCTTTTTTTTTGCATGCCAAATACTACAGAACTACTGGATGGCTTCTAACCTCCAGAACTCTCATGTCAGCAAACTGCGACTAGTAGTAGTGTACTTTGCAATTGGATGCATCTCAATATTCTTTTTACTTGTTAGATGTTTCTCTGCGGTTGCTTTGAGTATGCATTCATCGAAGTCCTTATTCTCTAAATTACTGGACTCTCTTTTCCGTGCACCAATTTCTTTTTATGAGTCGACTCCTCTGGGAAGATTACTAAGCCGG GTCTCCTCTGATCTAAGTACTGTAGACCTTGATCTCGGATTCATTTTCATACATGTTATCGTGGTTACAGCTAATTTTTATATCACTCTTGGAGTACTGACTGTGATTACCTGGCAAGTCGTGTTTGTTTGCATACCAATGGCATTCTCGGTGATATACTTACAG GGATACTATTCGGCTTCTGCAAAAGAGTTCATGCGAATTAATGGAACAACCAAGTCTATGATAGCAAATCATCTTGGGGAGTCCATAGCAGGAGCAATGACAATTAGAGCTTTTCAAAATGAAGAAAGATTCTTTCTTCGGAATCTTGAGCTCATTGACAAAAATGCTAGTCCTTCTTTTTACATTTATTCCGCAAATGAGTGGTTCATCCAACGTTTGGAAACACTATCAGTCATTGTTCTTTGTTCGTCGGCGCTACTAATGGTTTTGCTTCCTCAGGGAACTTTTAGTTCAG GGTTCATCGGGATGGCATTGTCATATGGTCTCTCGTTGAACATGTCTCTTGTGTTCTCAACTCAAAACCAGTGTGCATTAGCAAATAATATCATTTCAGTGGAAAGGCTAAGCCAGTACATGAACATTCTTAGTGAAGCTCCAGAAGTCATAGAAGGAAATCGGCCAGCACCAAGCTGGCCTGCTGTGGGTAGAGTTGAGTTCCACGATTTAAAG ATACGTTATAGGGTCGATACTCCTCTTGTTCTTCAAGGGATTACTTGCACATTTGAAGGAGGACACAAGATTGGAATTGTTGGCAGAACTGGCAGCGGGAAAACAACTCTGATAAGTGCTTTGTTTCGTATAGTAGAACCATTCGCAGGGAAAATTGTCATAGACGACATTGACATCTCAACCATTGGATTGCATGATTTAAGAACACGGTTGGGGATTATACCTCAAGATCCTACTCTCTTTAAAGGAACTGTGAGATACAATTTGGATCCACTGTCTCAACATAGTGACCATGAAATTTGGGAG GTTCTCGATAAATGTCAACTTCGAGACACAGTACAAGAGAAAAAAGAGGGTTTATGTAGTCTAG TTGAACAAGATGGTGGAAACTGGAGCATGGGACAGCGGCAACTATTTTGCTTGGGTCGAGCTCTTTTGAAGAGAAGTCAGATACTGGTGCTTGATGAAGCTACTGCTTCAATTGACAATGCAACAGATTCTATACTTCAGAGAACCATCCGTACTGAGTTCGAGAGTTGCACAGTCATCACAGTAGCTCATAGGATACCAACCGTGATGGACAGTACAATGGTGCTTGCAATCGGTGACG GTAAGATAGTGGAATACGATGAACCAACGAAACTGATGAACGAAGATGGATCGTTGTTTGGAGAGCTTGTAAAGGAATACTGGTCACACATCAACTCTGCACATTCATAG
- the LOC113355239 gene encoding ABC transporter C family member 10-like isoform X2, with product MNDSRTETPFVKAGLFSRLSFWWLNPLIKKGKHRNLEDDDIPMLRNSDRASTCYMLFMQQQQQLILWAIVHCYWKEIVVSGLFALLKIIILSSGPLFLSAFIKVAEGKEDFKHEGYVLAGLLFFSKLLESLSQRQWYFRSRITGIRIRSLLSAAIYKKQFKLSSSAKTTNSASEIISYVTVDAYRIGEFSYWFHQIWTLALQVCLGLAILVRAVGLATLAALAVILLTVLVNIPVAKLQTKYQRNLMGVQDKRLKAISEALVNMKILKLYAWEIHFKNVIEKLRNDEYKRLSPMHYQKAFNGFLFWVSPVMVAAATFWACYFLKVPLNPSNVFTFIATLRIVQDPIRLFPDLIGVVIQAKVSFERIEKFLAAPELETDKVRHKGNDEEQLKNSIFIETGNFSWEESLVVKYTLRNINLEVKPGEKVAICGEVGAGKSTLLAAILGEVPNIKGTIQVNGKMAYVSQTAWIQSGSIQENILFGCSLDKKRYQEVLERCSLLKDLEMLPYGDLTEIGERGINLSGGQKQRIQLARALYQDADVYLLDDPFSAVDAHTATSLFNEYVMGALSGKTVLLVTHQVDFLPAVDYVLLMSDGEIQHASPYHTLLASSSVFYDLVNAHKDTAGNEKLTKVDSSQRIGISARDAGKIYGDKETKESAGHQLIRKEERETGNTGWKPYIQYLNGKKGFFYLCSSTVPQFFFFACQILQNYWMASNLQNSHVSKLRLVVVYFAIGCISIFFLLVRCFSAVALSMHSSKSLFSKLLDSLFRAPISFYESTPLGRLLSRVSSDLSTVDLDLGFIFIHVIVVTANFYITLGVLTVITWQVVFVCIPMAFSVIYLQGYYSASAKEFMRINGTTKSMIANHLGESIAGAMTIRAFQNEERFFLRNLELIDKNASPSFYIYSANEWFIQRLETLSVIVLCSSALLMVLLPQGTFSSGFIGMALSYGLSLNMSLVFSTQNQCALANNIISVERLSQYMNILSEAPEVIEGNRPAPSWPAVGRVEFHDLKIRYRVDTPLVLQGITCTFEGGHKIGIVGRTGSGKTTLISALFRIVEPFAGKIVIDDIDISTIGLHDLRTRLGIIPQDPTLFKGTVRYNLDPLSQHSDHEIWELNKMVETGAWDSGNYFAWVELF from the exons ATGAATGATTCTAGGACTGAAACACCATTTGTTAAAGCTGGGTTATTCAGTAGATTATCATTTTGGTGGTTAAACCCATTGATAAAGAAAGGAAAACACAGAAATCTTGAAGATGATGATATACCCATGTTAAGAAATTCAGATAGAGCAAGCACTTGTTACATGTTATtcatgcaacaacaacaacaattaattTTGTGGGCAATTGTTCATTGTTACTGGAAAGAGATCGTCGTATCGGGTTTATTCGCATTACTCAAGATAATCATTCTATCTTCCGGTCCATTGTTTCTTAGTGCTTTCATTAAAGTTGCAGAAGGCAAAGAAGATTTTAAACATGAAGGTTATGTTTTAGCTGGACTATTGTTCTTCTCTAAATTGTTAGAATCGTTGTCCCAACGGCAATGGTATTTTCGTAGTAGAATTACGGGTATTAGGATAAGATCATTACTCTCAGCAGCTATTTACAAGAAGCAATTCAAACTTTCTAGTTCTGCTAAAACAACGAATTCAGCGAGCGAGATAATCAGTTATGTAACGGTTGATGCATATAGAATTGGAGAATTTTCTTACTGGTTTCATCAGATATGGACACTAGCCCTCCAAGTTTGTCTAGGCTTAGCGATTCTTGTTCGTGCTGTTGGTCTTGCGACGCTTGCAGCTTTGGCTGTCATACTACTTACTGTGTTGGTGAACATTCCTGTAGCTAAACTTCAAACCAAGTATCAGAGAAATCTTATGGGGGTACAGGATAAAAGACTAAAGGCGATATCTGAAGCTTTggtgaacatgaaaatcttgaaGTTGTATGCTTGGGAGATTCATTTCAAAAATGTTATCGAGAAATTGAGAAATGATGAGTACAAACGGTTGTCGCCTATGCATTATCAGAAAGCGTTCAATGGTTTCCTCTTCTGGGTATCACCTGTCATGGTGGCTGCTGCCACCTTTTGGGCTTGTTATTTTCTCAAGGTTCCTTTGAATCCTAGTAACGTGTTCACGTTTATAGCAACGTTACGTATCGTGCAAGACCCTATTAGATTATTTCCTGATCTTATTGGAGTTGTAATTCAAGCAAAAGTTTCATTTGAACGGATCGAAAAATTTCTTGCAGCGCCGGAGTTGGAGACTGACAAGGTCAGGCACAAGGGAAATGATGAAGAGCAACTTAAGAACTCCATATTTATCGAAACGGGTAATTTCTCATGGGAAGAGAGTCTTGTAGTAAAATACACTCTGAGAAACATAAATTTAGAGGTTAAACCCGGTGAGAAAGTGGCTATATGTGGAGAGGTTGGTGCAGGTAAATCAACACTTTTAGCTGCAATTCTTGGAGAGGTACCGAACATAAAAGGAACG ATTCAAGTTAATGGAAAGATGGCCTATGTTTCTCAAACGGCATGGATACAGTCAGgaagtatacaagaaaatatTCTGTTTGGGTGCAGCTTGGATAAGAAAAGATACCAAGAAGTATTGGAGAGATGTTCACTGCTAAAGGATCTCGAAATGCTACCATATGGTGATCTCACTGAAATAGGAGAACGAGGAATTAATCTGAGTGGTGGTCAGAAGCAACGGATTCAACTAGCTCGTGCGCTCTATCAAGATGCTGATGTTTATCTCCTGGACGACCCATTTAGCGCGGTTGATGCTCATACTGCTACAAGCTTATTTAAT GAATACGTAATGGGAGCTCTTTCAGGAAAGACAGTGTTACTTGTAACtcaccaagttgattttcttccCGCAGTCGATTATGTTCTG CTAATGTCAGACGGTGAAATCCAACATGCATCTCCATATCATACGCTACTGGCTTCAAGTTCAGTATTTTATGACCTTGTCAACGCACATAAAGATACAGCAGGAAATGAAAAGCTCACTAAGGTTGATTCCTCTCAAAGAATTGGAATCTCTGCAAGAGATGCCGGTAAAATATATGGAGACAAAGAGACCAAAGAATCAGCAGGACATCAGTTGATTAGGAAAGAAGAACGAGAAACTGGAAACACGGGCTGGAAGCCGTACATACAATATCTGAATGGAAAGAAAGGCTTCTTTTACTTGTGTTCATCAACTGTTCCGCAGTTCTTTTTTTTTGCATGCCAAATACTACAGAACTACTGGATGGCTTCTAACCTCCAGAACTCTCATGTCAGCAAACTGCGACTAGTAGTAGTGTACTTTGCAATTGGATGCATCTCAATATTCTTTTTACTTGTTAGATGTTTCTCTGCGGTTGCTTTGAGTATGCATTCATCGAAGTCCTTATTCTCTAAATTACTGGACTCTCTTTTCCGTGCACCAATTTCTTTTTATGAGTCGACTCCTCTGGGAAGATTACTAAGCCGG GTCTCCTCTGATCTAAGTACTGTAGACCTTGATCTCGGATTCATTTTCATACATGTTATCGTGGTTACAGCTAATTTTTATATCACTCTTGGAGTACTGACTGTGATTACCTGGCAAGTCGTGTTTGTTTGCATACCAATGGCATTCTCGGTGATATACTTACAG GGATACTATTCGGCTTCTGCAAAAGAGTTCATGCGAATTAATGGAACAACCAAGTCTATGATAGCAAATCATCTTGGGGAGTCCATAGCAGGAGCAATGACAATTAGAGCTTTTCAAAATGAAGAAAGATTCTTTCTTCGGAATCTTGAGCTCATTGACAAAAATGCTAGTCCTTCTTTTTACATTTATTCCGCAAATGAGTGGTTCATCCAACGTTTGGAAACACTATCAGTCATTGTTCTTTGTTCGTCGGCGCTACTAATGGTTTTGCTTCCTCAGGGAACTTTTAGTTCAG GGTTCATCGGGATGGCATTGTCATATGGTCTCTCGTTGAACATGTCTCTTGTGTTCTCAACTCAAAACCAGTGTGCATTAGCAAATAATATCATTTCAGTGGAAAGGCTAAGCCAGTACATGAACATTCTTAGTGAAGCTCCAGAAGTCATAGAAGGAAATCGGCCAGCACCAAGCTGGCCTGCTGTGGGTAGAGTTGAGTTCCACGATTTAAAG ATACGTTATAGGGTCGATACTCCTCTTGTTCTTCAAGGGATTACTTGCACATTTGAAGGAGGACACAAGATTGGAATTGTTGGCAGAACTGGCAGCGGGAAAACAACTCTGATAAGTGCTTTGTTTCGTATAGTAGAACCATTCGCAGGGAAAATTGTCATAGACGACATTGACATCTCAACCATTGGATTGCATGATTTAAGAACACGGTTGGGGATTATACCTCAAGATCCTACTCTCTTTAAAGGAACTGTGAGATACAATTTGGATCCACTGTCTCAACATAGTGACCATGAAATTTGGGAG TTGAACAAGATGGTGGAAACTGGAGCATGGGACAGCGGCAACTATTTTGCTTGGGTCGAGCTCTTTTGA